The sequence atatcattacatacagtatagaccaccatctagaagacagagacatatcattacatacagtatagaacaccatctagaagacatatcattacatacagtatagaacaccatctagaagacagagacatatcattacatacagtatagaacaccatctagaagacagagacatatcattacatacagtatagaacaccatctagaagacatatcattacatacagtatagaacaccatctagaagacagagacatatcattacatacagtatagaacaccacctagaagacatatcattacatacagtatagaacaccatctagaagacagagacatatcattacatacagtatagaacaccacctagaagacatatcattacatacagtatagaacaccatctagaagacagagacatatcattacatacagtatagaacacaatctagaagacagagacatatcattacatacagtatagaacaccatctagaatacatatcattacatacagtatagaacaccatcatTTATTCTATATTAAGGGTCCTAACCTAGAAACTAAGGCCTTCTCAACTTTGCCTgcagttttctctctctctcccttcctctaacccctccctctctcgctccctccctccctcctcctaacCCCAGCCCTCTGGCAGAACCAGGAAGTCCCTCCCCTCCCACAAACTATTTTCTGTGGAAACGAAACTGATCTGAGTGTCTCTttcgtctgtctgtgtgagagtgaaCAACCGTCCAAATGGCTCAACAGGGAGTTCTGCTGGACCAGGAccagttctgttgttctgtctgtctggatctacTGAAGGAGCCGGTCACTACTATCTGTGGACACAGTTACTGTAGGAGCTGTATTGAGGGCTGCTGGGATCAGGATGATCTGAAAGGGGTCTATAGCTGTCCTCAGTGCAGAGAGACCTTCATTCCAAGGCCTAATCTGAGGAAAAATAACATGTTGGCTGAGCTAGTGGAGAAACTGAGGAAGACAGGACTCCAGGCTGCTCCCCCTCCTGCTCTGTTTTATACTGGACCTGGAGATGTGGCATGTGATTTATGCACTGGgaccagaaagcagaaagccctcatgtcctgtctggggtgtctggcctcttactgtgagactcacctcCAACCTCACTATGAATCTCCTGCTTTCAAGAAGCACAAGCTGGTCAAAGCCACGGCACAACTACAGGAGAAGATCTGCTCTCATCATGacaaactgctggaggtttactgtcgtaccgatcagcagtgtatctgttatcagtgtgtgatggatgaacataaaggccatgatacagtgtcagctgcagcagagaggactgggaaacaggtaagaccagaacaacttgttggtgactgtctgataaacaaagaattaaagatacagtaggaactaaatctgtttgaatatgagatcattatattatatacaatatGAAATGGATCCACAACTATGAACACAAACCTTGAGTAAATAGAAATGTTAACCCAGATTCTCCAAATGTATCACCATTTTCTAAAGTCAAACACTATTATCATTCTGAATGGCCTTTTATgagtccaaagttcagtctcagGCTCTTGatacatgtaggcctaccataCAAACTATAATTATTCACATAGCAACATAATATCATATTGTAAACGGACTTCCTCAGGATTGTAGACCTTCCTCTCTATGGGTCCTATGTCACATTACTATACTATTGATCTACTGGACTAATAAAGCTTGATAGCTCATTGAAGAGTGATTCTCCACAGAGGCAGCTGGGGATGAGTCAGCAGAAGGTCCAGCAGagattccaggagagagagaagaagctgaaggagctccaacaggctgtggagtctttcaaggtgagtattgttgaccagaggagacacaccatttcacttttctcctccagtcagagagagagagagagaggggggccccTATCCAATCCCACTGACCCCACTGTTGGGAACAGGCTGTCTGGACCCCTTTCAGAGAATAGACTGGTTCATGTAACCAACTGGGCTGCCTCATCACATAACCATGAGTAACCATGACTGACTCATGTCCCCTATACATTCAAATGGAACTGCCTCTCTCTCAATTGAATTAAATTcatagggctttattggcatggaaatatatgtttacattgccaaagcaagtgaaatagacaataaacaaaagtgaaataaactatcagaaattaacagtaaacattacacttggaAGGGatttgggggatgggggagggtctattagaagttagtaggactcttttattttctcagaaGTACTGAGTTAGGTAGGAGGATTTAGAGTGGTGTAAACCGTGATTGaacacactccagcacagtaggtggcgccATGCACCTTTAACGTTGGTTTGAGGACCTCCAttatatcatagaagaagaagttGGTCTGTGAGGGTTTTGTTGTTCCTGAGGAGGGCTACTATTCTTTTCTCTTTTGGTTTTCAAGTATTTTCAGAATGTATTAAAGCCAAAGCTAAAGCTTCCCTAAGCAATTCAATATATCAGTCAATATAttttctctgtgatttattttctctccGTCAACCGTTCCATCGCATCTTAACCGTCTTACCGGGCGGGCACTAGGACCCGGGGGAGGCTGCTGCACCGCTCGTGACTGTCATTCCTCCTTGTAGCTCATTGGTTAAGCTGTGGCTCGAGACTGTTAACAGTTAACGGACAGGAAACGGCTCTGACAGGACACATTCATGTCGAGGCAGTGATGTGAATGTGTGGTAagttagaatagagagagagagttttcactACTATAGACTTTGGTCATAATCAAAGCTTTGTTAACCAATAGGTTTTTATGTGAGGCTGCCTGTAAGTTACAGTGTAACAGACGTTACTAACGGTAACGGTGTCTTTTAAATTCGACATAAGTTATGTGGCGatgatatctagttaacgttgtatttaatgtagtgtaatgacctgactagatcataaaggaacaattgtccagacagaggattgagttacgaattgacggtttattagcaactttacacaggctactgtttggccttagctcacgccaaataaatgaaagataccccacaagccaatcgggaccttctcttgtgaagcccagacgtaagagagagaacaaaggctgaaccttaacttccaatgccccgccccctccacgccactccgccaaccaccaggatgcccggcatcagaacatcctaggcattcctgtgattggcagatagcaggttgattggcatgtcggaccccgcgaacactgggaactggtaagtacaacacaaccacctactagccgaacacataacacacagctgtctgtgcgggtcgctacagtagttttactatctgtgccaggctataaatgacacagataatatctagttaacgttgtatttaatgtagttttactatctgtgccaggctataaatgacacagataatatctagttaacgttgtatttaatgtagttttactatctgtgccaggctataaatgacacagatgatatctagttaacgttgtatttaattgATCACAGCTTTCTGCTTTCCATGTAGAGTTTTTGgtaaaaaacattacatttgattATTTTGTCAGTAATGGCTgcaaaaatgggaaaaaaatcttAGTTTATCTTTGATAATATCTTTGTCAAACATGagatgacacaaacacacagagacagtgttgTGGCAAAGCTACCAGGAAACTATCAATCATGGGAACATTGCTCAGATTTGAACATCTGACCATgctggtgatattgcagagagaagggagtaTCTGAGGAGAATTGTTGTGGTCACATCAATGTTAGGAAGACAGGGACTCTCTTTCCGTGCCAATGATGAATCTAGTGAAAACACAAATAGAGGGAACTCTCAATAGTAAAACTAAAATAAAACTCTAACAACTTCCTAGATACATCATGCTGAACTGAGTTTACCAAGAACTACGGTATTGATGTCAAAACAGAAGACATGTTGGTGGACAGAAACTTTCTTTCCTGGAAAAGAGAGGctggtgttctgtacctgtctgtccaggagggaggagagtagagcaggaccaagaggtgttctgtacctgtctgtccaggagggaggagagtagagcaggaccaagaggtgttctgtacctgtctgtccaggagggaggagagtagagcaggaccaagaggtgttctgtacctgtctgtccaggagggaggagagtagagcaggaccaagaggtgttctgtacctgtctgtccaggagggaggagagtagagcaggaccaagaggtgttctgtacctgtctgtccaggagggaggagagtagagcaggaccaagaggtgttctgtacctgtctgtccaggagggaggagagtagagcaggaccaagaggtgttctgtacctgtctgtccaggagggaggagagtagagcaggaccaagaggtgttctgtacctgtctgtccaggagggaggagagtagagcaggaccaagaggtgttctgtacctgtctgtccaggagggaggagagtagagcaggaccaagaggtgttctgtacctgtctgtccaggagggaggagagtagagcaggaccaagaggtgttctgtacctgtctgtccaggagggaggagagtagagcaggaccaagaggtgttctgttacctgtctgtccaggagggaggacacGGCCTGGTGGACCTGGCAGAGTTCTGACTCAATGGGGTGCAGAGAACCTGAAcctactgtctttctctctctctctctctgtctctgtctctctctctctctctctctctttctctctctctctctctctctccagcgctctgcacagtcagcagtggaggacagtgatcagatctttactgagctgatccgctccattgagagaaggagctctgaggtgaaggagctgatcagagcccaagagaaggctcaagtgagtcaagctgaaggactcctggagcaactgaagcaggagatagctgagctgaggaagagaagcactgagctggagcagctctcacacacagaggatcacatCCATTTCCTCCAGGTAACTAAACTGTCTTGTTACATGTGATGTGAAATTAACTTCATGTGAAACTATTCATCTCAAAcattatgttgtcctgtctgtctctctgtccctctctctgtccgtccctctctctctctctgtccgtccctctctctctgtctgtccgtccctctctctctgtctgtccgtccctctctctctctctctctctgtccgtccctccctctctctctctctctgtccgtccctctctctctctctctgtccgtccctctctctctctctgtccgtccctctctatctcaactcaattcaattcaattcaagggctttattggcatgggaaacatgtgttaacattgccaaagcaagtgaggtagataatatataaagtgaaataaacaataaaaattaacagtaaacatagagaagtttcaaaacaataaagacattacaaatgtcatattatatatatatatacagtgttttaacaatgtacaaatggttaaaggacacaagataaaataaataagcataaatatgggttgtatttacaatggtgtttgttcttcactggttgcccttttctcgtggcaacaggtcacaaatcttgctgctgtgatggcacactgtggaatttcacccagtagatatgggagtttttcaaatttggatttgttttcgaattctttgtggatctgtgtaatctgagggaaatatgtctctctaatatggtcatacattgggcaggaggttaggaagtgcagctcagtttccacctcattttgtgggcagtgagctgtccgtccctctctctctctctgtccgtccctctctctctctgtccgtccctctctctctctgtccgtccctctccctctctgtccgtccctctctctctctgtccgtccctctctctctctgtccgtccctctccctctctgtccgtccctctctctctctgtccgtccctctctctctctgtccgtccctttctctctctgtccaaccctctctctctctatccgtccctctctctctgtccgtccccctctctctctctctgtccgcccctctctctctctgtctgtccctctctctctctgtccgtccctctctctctctctgtccgtccctctctctctctctgtctgaccctctctctctctgtctgaccctctctctctctgtccgtccctctctctctctgtccgtccctctctctctctgtccgtccctctctctctctgtctgaccctctctctctctgtctgaccctctctctctctgtccgtccctctctctctctgtccgtccctctctctctctgtccgtccctctctctctctgtccgtccctctctctctctgtccgtccctctctctctgtctgaccctctctctctctgtccgtccctctctctctctgtccgtccctctctctctgtccgtccctctctctctctgtccgtccctctctctctctgtccgtccctctccctctctgtccgtccctctctctctctgtccgtccctctctctctctgtctgaccctctctctctctgtctgaccctctctctctctgtccgtccctctctctctctctgtccgtccctctctctctctgtccgtccctctctctctctgtctgaccctctctctctctgtctgaccctctctctctctgtccgtccctctctctctctgtccgtccctctctctctctgtccgtccctctctctctctgtccgtccctctctctctctgtccgtccctctctctctgtccgtccctctctctctgtcctcccctctctctctctctgtctgtccctctctctcgctctctctctctctgtccgtccctctctctctctgtccgtccctctctctctgtccgtccctctctctctgtcctcccctctctctctctctgtccgtccccctctctctctccctctctctgtccgtccccctctctctctccctctctctgtccgtccccctctctccctctctctctctgtccgtccccctctctctctccctctctctgtccgtccccctctctctctccctctctctgtccgtccctctatctatccgtccctctctctgtccgtccctctctctctctctgtccgcccctctctctttctgtccctctctctctctgtccgcccctctctctctgtccgtccctctctctctctatccgtccgtctctctctgtccgtccctctctctctctgtccgtccctctctctctctatccgtccctctctctctgtccgtccctctctctctctgtccgtccctctctctctctatccgtccccctctctctgtccgtccccctctctctctctctgtccgcccctctctctctctgtctgtccctctctctctctgtccgtccctctctctctctctgtccgtccctctctctctctctgtccgtccctctctctctctctgtccatccctctctctctctctgtccgtccctctctctctctctgtccgtccctctctctctctgtccgtccctctctctctctgttcgcccctctctctctctctgtccgcccctctctctctctgtccgtccctctctctctctctgtccgtccttctctctctctgtccgtccttctctctctttctgtccgcgcctctctctctttctgtccgcgcctctctctctgtccgtctctctctgtccgcccctctctccctctgtccctctctctctctgtccgtccctctctctctctgtccgtccctctctctctctgtccgtccctctctctctgtccgtccctctctctctctgtccgtccctctctctctgtccgtccctctctctctgtccgtccctctctctctgtcctcccctctctctctctgtctgtccctctctctcgctctctctctctctgtccgtccctgtctctctctctgtccgtccctccctctctctctgtccctctctccctctctctctctgtccgtccccctctctctctccctctctctgtccgtccctctatctatccgtccctctctctgtccttccctctctctctctgtccgcccctctctctttctgtccctctctctctctgtccgcccctctctctctgtccgtccctctctctctgtccgtccctctctctctctgtccgtccctctctctctctgtccgtccctctctctctctatccgtccctctctctctgtccgtccctctctctctctgtccgtccctctctctctgtccgtccccctctctctctctctgtccgtccccctctctctctctctgtccgtccctctctctctctatccgtccctctctctctgtccgtccctctctctctctacccgcccctctctctctgtccgttcctctctctctctgtccgtccctctctctctgtccgtccctctctctctctgtccgtccctctctctctctgtccgtccctctctctctctatccgtccctctctctctgtccgtccctctctctctctgtccgtccctctctctctatccgtccctctctctctgtccgtccccctctctctctctctgtccgtccccctctctctctctctgtccgtccctctctctctctatccgtccctctctctctgtccgtccctctctctctctacccgcccctctctctctgtccgtccctctctctctctgtccgcccctctctctctgtccgcccctctctctctgtccgcccctctctctctgtccgcccctctctctctctatccgtccctgtctctctctgtccgcccctctctctctgtccgcccctctctctctgtccgcccctctctctctctatccgtccctctctctctctgtctgtccctctctctctctctgtctgtccctctctctctctctctgtccgtccctctctctttctgtccgcccctctctctctgtccttccctttctctctctgtccgtccctctctctctgtccgtccctctctctctctgtccgcccctctctctctctgtccgcccctctctatctctctgtccgcccttctctctctctctgtccgtccctctctctctctctgtccgtccctctccctctctctgtccgtcccctctctctctctgtccgcccctctctctctgtccgtccctctctctctctatccgtccctctctctctctgtccgcccctctctctctgtccgtccctctctctctctatccgtccctctctctctctgtccgcccctctctctctgtccgtccctctctctttctgtccgcccctctctctctgtccgtccctctctctctctgtccctctctctctctctctgtccgtccctctctctctgtccgtccctctctctctgtccgtccctctctctctctgtccgcccctctctctctctgtccgcccctctctctctctgtccgcccctctctctctgtccgcccctctctctctgtccgcccctctctctctgtccgcccctctctctctgtccgtccctctctctctctgtccatccctctctctctgtccgtccctctctctttctgtccctctctctctctgtccgcccctctctctctctgtccgcccctctctctctctgtctgtccctctctctctctgtccgtccctctctctctctctgtccgtccctctctctctctctgtccgtccctctctctctctctgtccgtccctctctctctctctgtccgtccctctctctctctgtccgtccctctctctctctgtccgtccctctctctctctgttcgcccctctctctctctgtccgcccctctctctctctgtccgtccctctctctctctgtccgtccttctctctctgtccgcctctctctctgtccgcctctctctctctctgtccgcccctctctctctctgtccctctctctctctgtccgtccctctctctctctctgtccgtccctctctctctctgtccgtccctctctctctgtccgtccgtctctctctccttctgtccgtccctctctctctctctttgtccgtccctctctcgctctctctctgtccgtccctctctctctctctgtccgtccctctctctctctgtccgtccctctctctctgtccgtccgtctctctctccttctgtccgtccctctctctctctctttgtccgtccctctctcgctctctctctgtccgtctctctctctctgtccgtccctctctctctctctgtccgtccctctctctctctctctctgtccgtccctctctctctctctgtccgtccctctctctctctgtccgtccctctttctctctgcctgtccttctctctctctgtccgtccctctctctctctccagagttatcagtctctctctctctctctctctctctccagaggtatcagtctctctctctctctctccagaggtatcagtctctctctctctctctccagagttatcagtctctctctctctctctctctctctctctccagaggtatcagtctctctctctctctctccagaggtatcagtctctctctctctctctccagaggtatcagtctctctctctctctctctctctctccagagttatcagtctctctctctctctct is a genomic window of Oncorhynchus mykiss isolate Arlee unplaced genomic scaffold, USDA_OmykA_1.1 un_scaffold_121, whole genome shotgun sequence containing:
- the LOC118947079 gene encoding E3 ubiquitin/ISG15 ligase TRIM25-like isoform X2, whose protein sequence is MAQQGVLLDQDQFCCSVCLDLLKEPVTTICGHSYCRSCIEGCWDQDDLKGVYSCPQCRETFIPRPNLRKNNMLAELVEKLRKTGLQAAPPPALFYTGPGDVACDLCTGTRKQKALMSCLGCLASYCETHLQPHYESPAFKKHKLVKATAQLQEKICSHHDKLLEVYCRTDQQCICYQCVMDEHKGHDTVSAAAERTGKQRQLGMSQQKVQQRFQEREKKLKELQQAVESFKKRGFHYLSLECPRRLWYRGEQYKSIWIRP
- the LOC118947079 gene encoding E3 ubiquitin/ISG15 ligase TRIM25-like isoform X1, encoding MAQQGVLLDQDQFCCSVCLDLLKEPVTTICGHSYCRSCIEGCWDQDDLKGVYSCPQCRETFIPRPNLRKNNMLAELVEKLRKTGLQAAPPPALFYTGPGDVACDLCTGTRKQKALMSCLGCLASYCETHLQPHYESPAFKKHKLVKATAQLQEKICSHHDKLLEVYCRTDQQCICYQCVMDEHKGHDTVSAAAERTGKQRQLGMSQQKVQQRFQEREKKLKELQQAVESFKRSAQSAVEDSDQIFTELIRSIERRSSEVKELIRAQEKAQVSQAEGLLEQLKQEIAELRKRSTELEQLSHTEDHIHFLQVTKLSCYM